In a genomic window of Bordetella petrii:
- a CDS encoding fimbrial protein → MKTPRTACLVASIALLANTPSAWAQGGNVTFTGAVVAESCEIGGGHPAVARSLSPRFTVDLPAIGTDTLTTHGQTAGWSPFAITLRHCGNRYALVRTHFEPGAFVDMATGRLSPDSHSSAGNVQIALRELGRTRHILIGAPPGSQGSTPVVLQGHATQVYEAGYYALGQVSPGTVHTSVEYNLVYQ, encoded by the coding sequence ATGAAAACACCCCGCACTGCCTGTCTCGTCGCGAGCATCGCCTTGCTGGCCAATACGCCCTCGGCCTGGGCGCAGGGCGGAAATGTCACATTCACGGGCGCCGTCGTCGCCGAAAGCTGTGAAATCGGGGGCGGCCACCCTGCCGTGGCGCGCAGCCTGTCGCCGCGTTTCACGGTAGACCTGCCCGCCATCGGCACTGATACGCTAACCACACATGGCCAGACCGCGGGCTGGTCGCCGTTCGCCATAACCTTGCGGCACTGTGGCAACAGATACGCCTTGGTGCGCACCCATTTCGAGCCCGGCGCCTTCGTAGACATGGCCACCGGCCGCCTCAGCCCAGACAGCCATAGTTCCGCCGGCAACGTGCAAATCGCCCTGCGCGAACTGGGCAGAACCCGGCACATTCTTATCGGCGCGCCACCCGGCAGCCAGGGCAGCACCCCCGTTGTGCTGCAAGGCCATGCCACCCAGGTATACGAGGCCGGTTACTACGCCCTGGGCCAGGTGTCGCCAGGCACTGTGCACACCAGCGTGGAATACAACCTGGTCTACCAGTAG
- the kynU gene encoding kynureninase, producing MHTRADCLQADRQDPLAPLKQLFDLPPDVIYLDGNSLGVLPKTAAARAAQVIGQEWGNGLIRSWNTAGWFELPARLGDKLGQLIGAGQGQVVVTDTTSLNLFKALAAALRIQQQAAPQRRVIVSERDNFPTDLYMIQGMIDLLQQGYELRLIDDNLPLEQALDDSTAALLLSHVNYRTGAMYDMAAVTAQAHARGALAIWDLAHAAGAVPVDVTGANADFAVGCTYKYLNAGPGAPAYIWVAPRHTDRFWQPLSGWWGHQRPFDMTATYEPAGGIRRYLCGTQPIVSLSLVECGLDVSLAADMNEVRKKSLALGDLFIELTENRCAGHPLTLVTPREHARRGSHVSIRHPHGYAVMQALIARGVIGDYREPEVLRFGLTPLYLGYADVWDAVDVLKDVLDSEVWKQPQFSQRGAVT from the coding sequence ATGCATACCCGCGCAGACTGCCTGCAGGCCGACCGGCAAGATCCCCTGGCGCCGCTGAAGCAACTATTCGACTTGCCGCCCGACGTCATTTACCTGGACGGCAATTCGCTGGGCGTGCTGCCCAAGACCGCGGCCGCGCGCGCCGCGCAGGTAATCGGGCAGGAATGGGGCAATGGCCTGATCCGCAGCTGGAACACAGCGGGCTGGTTCGAGCTGCCCGCGCGGCTGGGCGATAAGCTGGGGCAGCTTATTGGCGCCGGCCAGGGCCAGGTGGTGGTTACCGACACCACCTCGCTGAACCTGTTCAAGGCGCTGGCGGCCGCTCTGCGCATCCAGCAACAGGCTGCGCCGCAACGCCGGGTGATCGTGTCCGAGCGCGACAACTTCCCCACCGACCTGTACATGATCCAGGGCATGATCGACCTGCTGCAGCAAGGCTACGAACTGCGCCTGATCGACGACAACCTGCCCCTTGAACAGGCGCTGGACGATTCCACTGCCGCACTGCTGTTATCGCACGTCAACTATCGCACCGGCGCCATGTACGACATGGCCGCGGTCACCGCGCAGGCCCATGCCCGGGGCGCGCTGGCCATCTGGGACCTGGCCCACGCCGCTGGCGCAGTGCCGGTGGACGTTACCGGGGCCAACGCCGACTTCGCGGTGGGCTGCACGTACAAATACCTGAACGCCGGCCCCGGCGCGCCGGCCTACATCTGGGTAGCGCCGCGCCACACTGACCGGTTCTGGCAGCCCCTGTCGGGCTGGTGGGGCCACCAGCGCCCCTTCGACATGACCGCAACCTACGAGCCGGCCGGCGGCATCCGCCGCTACCTGTGCGGCACGCAGCCCATTGTGTCGCTGTCGTTGGTGGAGTGCGGGCTGGACGTCAGTCTGGCCGCCGACATGAACGAAGTGCGCAAGAAATCCCTGGCGCTGGGCGACCTGTTCATCGAACTGACGGAAAACCGCTGCGCCGGCCATCCGCTGACGCTGGTCACGCCGCGCGAACATGCTCGGCGCGGCAGCCACGTCAGCATCCGGCATCCGCACGGGTATGCGGTCATGCAGGCGCTGATCGCACGCGGCGTCATCGGTGACTACCGCGAACCCGAAGTGCTGCGCTTCGGCCTCACGCCGCTATACCTGGGTTACGCCGACGTATGGGATGCGGTTGACGTATTGAAAGACGTGCTGGACAGCGAAGTGTGGAAGCAGCCGCAATTTTCGCAACGGGGCGCGGTAACCTGA
- a CDS encoding fimbrial protein, whose product MKLSRIAGLLAGAGILAAAHVAAAADGTITFTGQILATSCTINVNGKGNANDTVALPQVNISALATTAATAGWTPFEIKLTGCQGPLVSAMANFEPGPNVTPQGRLKNIATVLPASAVDIALRQAGSTNNIVVGSAASTQSTPVSFNTGAATLQYEAGYYATAPATAGAVESNVTYSIVYQ is encoded by the coding sequence ATGAAACTCTCTCGTATTGCCGGCCTGCTTGCGGGCGCTGGAATCCTGGCCGCGGCGCATGTCGCAGCCGCCGCCGACGGCACCATTACCTTCACCGGGCAGATCCTGGCCACTTCCTGCACCATCAATGTCAATGGAAAGGGCAACGCAAACGATACCGTCGCCCTGCCCCAGGTCAACATCAGTGCACTGGCAACGACGGCAGCCACGGCAGGCTGGACGCCGTTCGAAATCAAGCTAACGGGTTGCCAGGGGCCTCTCGTTTCCGCCATGGCGAATTTCGAGCCGGGTCCCAACGTCACTCCCCAGGGGCGGCTGAAGAACATCGCTACGGTTCTTCCCGCATCGGCCGTCGATATCGCGCTGCGGCAGGCCGGTAGCACGAACAACATCGTCGTCGGCAGCGCTGCCAGCACCCAAAGCACGCCGGTTTCGTTCAACACCGGGGCAGCCACCCTCCAGTACGAAGCCGGCTACTACGCAACGGCTCCGGCCACGGCGGGCGCCGTCGAATCCAACGTCACCTACTCCATCGTCTACCAATAA
- a CDS encoding fimbria/pilus periplasmic chaperone → MRLHRYLYAAFSTAALAFAIAPAISHASIVIGATRIIYDAAGGEQTVRLTNKGESPSLVQTWLDTGAVQAERGTLEVPFVVSPPMSRVDPGKSQTLRIIHSGEPMPQDRESVFWLNVLDVPARPAANSENFLQFSFRSRIKLFFRPAGLAGTAAQAPAQLTWQLATKDSQPILQVSNPTPYHVSFAAVELATGGQTLAVQEPGMLAPFETRALTLPRAATASSGTRVRYQFVNDYGGITEEEAALQGPSR, encoded by the coding sequence ATGCGTCTGCACCGCTATCTGTACGCCGCCTTTTCCACCGCCGCGCTAGCCTTCGCTATCGCGCCGGCCATCTCGCATGCTTCCATCGTTATCGGCGCCACGCGCATCATCTACGACGCGGCGGGCGGCGAACAAACCGTTCGGCTTACCAATAAAGGCGAGTCGCCCAGCCTGGTACAAACCTGGCTGGATACCGGCGCCGTACAAGCCGAACGCGGCACGCTGGAAGTGCCCTTTGTGGTGTCTCCCCCTATGTCACGCGTAGATCCTGGCAAAAGCCAGACGCTGCGCATCATCCATTCCGGCGAACCCATGCCGCAAGACCGCGAAAGCGTCTTCTGGCTGAATGTGCTGGATGTCCCCGCCCGGCCCGCCGCCAACAGCGAAAACTTTCTGCAATTCTCGTTTCGCTCGCGCATCAAGCTGTTCTTCCGGCCTGCCGGCTTGGCCGGCACGGCAGCGCAAGCGCCTGCTCAGCTGACCTGGCAACTGGCCACCAAAGACAGCCAGCCAATACTGCAGGTAAGCAACCCCACGCCTTATCACGTCAGCTTTGCCGCGGTGGAACTCGCCACCGGCGGGCAGACCCTGGCCGTGCAAGAGCCCGGCATGCTGGCGCCGTTCGAAACGCGCGCCCTGACATTGCCCCGCGCGGCCACGGCATCGTCCGGCACGCGGGTGCGCTACCAGTTCGTCAACGACTACGGCGGCATCACCGAAGAAGAAGCCGCGCTGCAAGGGCCCTCGCGCTAG
- a CDS encoding fimbria/pilus outer membrane usher protein: MLASRSHLPPLRYACGLVSALFACGIGASVAAEASSAQVAEVQFNTDMLRGFGDAPVDISRFNRGNFAAPGDYTVPIVVNDRRVGRGTVRLRQLAGEAYPQPCVDTDLLTTAGVNVQRLDDAAQAQLQENSCVRLPGLIPDARAEFDNGEQHLYLSIPQIWLNRSARGYVDPDHWNEGITAGMLRYNANVYRYNSRHGSASTQGYLGLDSGFNVGAWRFRHRGNLSYQENLGTHYESIQTSVQRSLAPIKSQLTAGEFFTEGDVLESLNLRGVRLSSDDRMYPESLRGYAPTVHGIANSNARVSIRQNGIVIYETTVAPGEFQIDDLYPTGYGGDLEVVVTEADGSVHISRVPFSAPINALRAGATRYSLAAGQYRNTMGGETPYVFQGTVRHGFNNLVTGYGGITASEHYLAGEVGAALNTSWGAFSLDATYARARLRNQPDRRGQSYGLSYSRLYEPTATSVTLAAYRYSTDGFLNLADTVALRSADSLYALPRGYGSAKGRLQVMLNQPLGERWGSLYLSGYSQNYWGHSGRDTEYQAGYSNSFKRVNYNISASRQYSAYSGKWENTYMLNFSLPLGSGANAPRSNTTIQRNNRTRSTFIYETVNGSLGGSDSPLYYGVSASHSRHGGQGANSNNVSANASWTSPLAQLGASASRSSNSSQASASISGAAVAWGGGVALTPSLGDTFAIVDAQGAAGARIANMGGLRVNSRGYGVVSNLTPFAQNTIEVDPNGLPLNVQFKSTIQHVAPTAGAIVPVKFEVEAGGQAAVIRARQADGQALPFGAQALDGNGNQVGTVAQGSRIIASSLKDTKGRITIKWGATAAQQCTVDYALPEAAGKADQPFHLLQGTCVPTGL, from the coding sequence ATGCTGGCTTCCCGCTCTCATCTGCCGCCCCTGCGCTATGCATGCGGCCTGGTCTCGGCGCTGTTCGCCTGCGGCATCGGGGCTTCAGTGGCGGCGGAAGCGTCGTCCGCCCAGGTGGCCGAAGTGCAGTTCAACACCGACATGCTGCGCGGCTTTGGCGACGCCCCGGTGGACATCAGCCGCTTCAACCGGGGCAATTTCGCCGCACCCGGCGACTACACGGTACCGATCGTCGTCAACGACAGGCGGGTAGGGCGCGGCACGGTACGCTTGCGCCAGCTCGCCGGCGAAGCTTATCCACAGCCCTGCGTAGATACCGATTTACTGACGACGGCTGGCGTCAACGTGCAGCGGCTGGACGACGCCGCGCAAGCGCAGTTGCAAGAAAATTCCTGTGTGCGGCTGCCCGGCCTTATTCCCGACGCTCGCGCCGAGTTCGACAACGGCGAACAACACCTGTACCTGAGCATTCCGCAAATCTGGCTGAACCGCAGCGCACGCGGCTATGTCGACCCCGACCACTGGAACGAAGGCATCACGGCCGGCATGCTGCGCTACAACGCCAACGTATACCGCTACAACAGCCGGCACGGCAGCGCGTCCACGCAAGGCTACCTGGGCCTGGACAGCGGCTTCAACGTTGGCGCGTGGCGGTTCCGCCATCGCGGCAATCTGAGCTATCAAGAAAATCTGGGTACGCATTATGAAAGCATCCAAACCTCCGTGCAGCGCTCACTGGCGCCCATCAAAAGCCAGTTGACCGCCGGCGAATTCTTTACCGAAGGAGACGTGCTGGAAAGCTTGAACTTGCGCGGCGTGCGCCTGTCCAGCGATGACCGCATGTACCCGGAGTCGCTGCGCGGCTATGCGCCTACGGTACACGGCATTGCCAACAGCAACGCCCGCGTCAGCATTCGCCAGAACGGCATCGTCATCTACGAAACCACGGTAGCGCCCGGCGAATTCCAGATCGACGACCTGTACCCCACCGGCTACGGCGGCGACCTGGAAGTCGTGGTAACCGAAGCCGACGGCAGCGTGCATATTTCGCGCGTGCCGTTCTCGGCCCCCATCAACGCACTGCGGGCTGGCGCCACACGCTACAGCCTGGCCGCCGGGCAATACCGTAACACCATGGGCGGCGAAACCCCGTATGTATTTCAAGGCACGGTGCGCCACGGGTTCAACAACCTGGTGACCGGCTATGGCGGAATCACCGCGTCCGAACATTATTTGGCGGGCGAAGTCGGCGCCGCGCTGAACACGTCATGGGGCGCCTTCAGCCTGGACGCCACCTATGCCCGCGCCCGTCTGCGCAACCAGCCCGACCGCCGCGGCCAAAGCTACGGCCTGAGCTATTCGCGGCTGTACGAGCCCACCGCTACCAGCGTCACCCTGGCTGCCTACCGCTATTCCACCGATGGCTTTCTTAACCTGGCCGATACCGTGGCCCTGCGTTCGGCCGACTCTCTTTACGCGTTGCCCCGAGGCTACGGCAGCGCAAAAGGGCGGCTTCAGGTCATGCTGAACCAACCCCTGGGCGAGCGCTGGGGGTCGTTGTATTTGTCGGGCTATAGCCAGAACTACTGGGGCCACAGCGGCCGCGACACCGAATACCAGGCGGGCTACAGCAACTCGTTCAAACGGGTGAACTACAACATCAGCGCCTCGCGGCAGTACAGCGCGTACTCGGGCAAGTGGGAAAACACCTACATGCTGAACTTCAGCCTGCCGCTGGGCAGCGGCGCCAACGCGCCGCGGTCCAATACCACCATCCAGCGCAACAACCGTACCCGCAGCACGTTCATATATGAAACCGTCAACGGCAGCCTGGGCGGTTCTGACAGCCCGTTGTACTACGGCGTCAGCGCCAGCCACTCGCGGCACGGCGGCCAAGGCGCCAATAGCAATAACGTCAGCGCCAATGCTTCCTGGACCTCGCCCCTGGCGCAATTGGGCGCCAGCGCCAGCCGCTCTAGCAACAGCAGCCAGGCCAGCGCCAGCATTTCGGGCGCGGCCGTGGCATGGGGCGGCGGGGTCGCGCTGACGCCATCGCTGGGCGACACCTTCGCCATCGTCGACGCCCAGGGCGCGGCAGGGGCCCGCATCGCCAACATGGGCGGGCTGCGCGTCAATTCGCGCGGCTACGGGGTGGTGTCGAACCTGACTCCCTTCGCGCAAAACACCATCGAAGTCGATCCCAATGGCCTGCCGCTGAACGTGCAGTTCAAATCCACCATCCAGCACGTGGCGCCCACGGCCGGCGCCATCGTGCCGGTGAAGTTCGAGGTCGAGGCCGGCGGGCAGGCGGCGGTTATCCGTGCGCGCCAGGCAGATGGCCAGGCGTTGCCCTTCGGCGCCCAGGCGCTGGACGGCAACGGCAATCAGGTCGGCACCGTGGCCCAGGGCAGCCGCATCATCGCCAGCAGCCTGAAAGACACCAAGGGCCGCATCACCATCAAATGGGGCGCCACGGCCGCGCAGCAATGCACCGTGGACTACGCCCTTCCCGAAGCAGCCGGAAAGGCTGACCAACCATTTCACCTGTTGCAGGGCACGTGCGTGCCCACGGGACTCTGA